In the genome of Desulfofarcimen acetoxidans DSM 771, one region contains:
- the cysE gene encoding serine O-acetyltransferase gives MFDRLRNEIRAVFERDPAAKNILEVILCYPGLHAILIHRIAHSLYKKRWFVLARFISQISRFLTGIEIHPGAKIGEGLFIDHGSGVVIGETTEIGDNVTIYQGVTLGGTGKEKGKRHPTIGNNVVISAGARILGSFEVGDNAKIGAGSVVLKAVPSNSTVVGVPGKIVVRDGQRVGDTHSNIDLRHDQLPDPISEMLLVMQGRINDLEDRLKAHEKKDGISNKLEL, from the coding sequence ATGTTCGACCGTTTGCGAAACGAAATAAGGGCAGTTTTTGAACGTGATCCAGCCGCTAAGAATATACTGGAGGTTATCCTTTGTTATCCGGGGTTGCACGCGATCCTGATTCATCGTATTGCACATTCACTATACAAGAAGCGCTGGTTTGTTTTAGCTCGCTTCATATCACAAATCTCCAGATTTTTAACCGGAATAGAAATTCACCCGGGAGCTAAAATTGGTGAAGGACTTTTTATTGACCACGGATCAGGCGTAGTCATAGGTGAAACAACGGAAATCGGAGATAATGTGACAATTTATCAGGGTGTTACTCTGGGGGGCACAGGCAAGGAAAAGGGCAAGCGCCACCCGACTATCGGAAATAATGTGGTGATTAGTGCCGGTGCCAGAATCCTGGGTAGTTTTGAAGTGGGTGACAATGCCAAAATAGGGGCGGGCTCAGTTGTTTTGAAGGCTGTGCCGTCTAATAGCACTGTAGTGGGTGTGCCGGGTAAAATAGTGGTGCGTGACGGACAAAGGGTAGGGGATACACATTCTAATATAGATTTAAGACACGATCAATTGCCGGATCCAATAAGTGAAATGTTGCTGGTAATGCAGGGTAGAATTAATGATTTGGAAGACAGGCTTAAAGCGCATGAGAAGAAGGATGGGATAAGCAATAAACTTGAGCTTTAA
- the cysS gene encoding cysteine--tRNA ligase, with product MLLYNTLSRQKEEFVPAIPGRVSMYVCGPTTYNFIHLGNARPLVFFDTVRRYLIYKGYQVLYVQNFTDIDDKIIKRAAEEKLDPSALAFKYTEEYYIDATSLNVMMADIHPKVSDHMAEIIELVEKLVQKGFAYQSDGDVYFEVRRFKDYGKLSGRALEDMLAGARVEVNEKKRDPMDFALWKAAKPGEPSWNSPWGQGRPGWHIECSAMSLKYLGENFDMHGGGADLIFPHHENEIAQSEAATGEPLARYWLHNGFITVNQEKMSKSLGNFFLVREILDKFSPEVVRFFLLGTHYRSPLDFDDEKLAVVEKGLDRIRTSIQLLGEACQRAGVDFSMINAKEKPARVTSIIDTRHSSMKAFIKIKTSFEQAMEDDFNTALAVGSLFELAKETNILVQSLGPKISEQEKACLLQAAELFKLFNQVLGIFKEDLCTGYPLVTPVDESGDGMLEAVMQMLLDIRNEARKNKNWALSDRIRDALKDINVILEDTPQGTRWKKQA from the coding sequence ATGTTATTATATAATACCCTGTCCAGGCAGAAGGAGGAATTTGTGCCGGCAATACCGGGCAGGGTCAGTATGTATGTATGCGGACCTACCACGTATAATTTTATCCACTTGGGCAATGCCCGGCCACTGGTATTTTTTGATACCGTGCGCAGATATTTAATCTATAAGGGTTACCAAGTATTATATGTGCAGAATTTTACAGATATAGATGACAAAATAATTAAACGTGCTGCTGAAGAGAAGCTGGATCCTTCAGCACTTGCCTTTAAATATACGGAAGAATACTATATTGATGCCACCTCGTTAAATGTTATGATGGCAGATATTCACCCCAAGGTATCCGACCATATGGCGGAAATAATTGAGTTGGTGGAGAAACTGGTGCAAAAAGGGTTTGCTTATCAGTCTGACGGTGATGTATACTTTGAGGTACGCCGATTCAAAGATTACGGTAAGTTGTCTGGGCGGGCACTTGAAGACATGTTGGCAGGAGCCAGGGTGGAGGTCAATGAAAAGAAACGGGATCCGATGGATTTTGCTCTCTGGAAAGCGGCAAAACCAGGCGAACCCTCCTGGAATAGTCCCTGGGGGCAGGGAAGACCGGGCTGGCATATAGAATGTTCCGCAATGTCACTTAAATATCTGGGAGAAAATTTTGATATGCACGGTGGAGGAGCGGACCTGATTTTTCCTCACCACGAGAACGAAATTGCGCAGTCTGAGGCTGCTACAGGTGAACCGTTGGCCCGCTACTGGCTGCATAATGGATTTATTACAGTTAATCAGGAGAAAATGTCTAAATCACTGGGAAACTTCTTTCTGGTACGAGAGATATTGGATAAGTTTTCGCCCGAAGTGGTAAGATTTTTTCTTTTAGGAACACATTACCGGAGTCCGCTGGATTTTGATGACGAGAAGTTGGCAGTGGTTGAAAAGGGTTTAGATCGTATAAGGACCAGCATACAGCTTCTTGGTGAGGCCTGCCAAAGAGCTGGGGTAGATTTTTCAATGATAAATGCAAAAGAAAAGCCTGCGCGGGTAACTTCAATTATTGATACAAGACACAGCTCAATGAAGGCGTTTATAAAAATTAAGACCTCTTTCGAGCAGGCCATGGAGGATGACTTTAACACCGCACTGGCAGTGGGGTCATTATTTGAATTGGCAAAGGAAACTAATATATTGGTGCAGAGTTTAGGCCCTAAAATCAGTGAGCAGGAAAAAGCATGTTTGCTGCAGGCTGCGGAATTATTTAAATTATTTAACCAAGTGCTGGGTATTTTTAAAGAAGATTTGTGTACAGGATATCCGCTGGTTACCCCTGTTGATGAATCAGGTGACGGAATGCTGGAAGCAGTTATGCAAATGTTGCTGGACATTAGAAATGAAGCCAGAAAGAATAAGAACTGGGCTTTATCTGATCGAATAAGGGATGCTTTGAAAGATATTAATGTTATTCTGGAAGATACGCCGCAGGGTACCCGTTGGAAGAAGCAGGCATAG
- a CDS encoding Mini-ribonuclease 3, with product MTFEKLNGNIADKRQSSERPELLPSLVLAYLGDAVYELAVREYLIRKGLCTVHKLHRSAVHYVRASAQAGVLHNLETILQNDELDVIRRGRNAKPGHCPKGVSQEEYGYSTALESLIGYLYLRGDFSRLSELLEKVFSVIDKP from the coding sequence ATGACGTTCGAAAAATTAAACGGGAATATTGCAGATAAGAGACAGTCTTCAGAGCGACCTGAATTGCTGCCTTCTTTAGTCTTGGCATATCTCGGAGATGCTGTATATGAACTGGCCGTGCGTGAGTATCTAATCAGAAAGGGTTTATGCACGGTGCATAAACTGCATCGTTCAGCGGTACATTATGTAAGAGCTTCTGCTCAGGCAGGCGTCCTACATAATTTAGAGACTATTTTGCAGAATGATGAACTGGATGTAATTAGGCGGGGGCGCAATGCCAAGCCGGGCCACTGTCCAAAAGGTGTATCACAGGAGGAATACGGCTATAGCACTGCCTTAGAGAGTCTGATTGGATATCTATACCTAAGAGGAGATTTTTCTCGTTTATCAGAGCTTTTGGAAAAGGTTTTTTCGGTTATAGATAAACCATAA
- the rlmB gene encoding 23S rRNA (guanosine(2251)-2'-O)-methyltransferase RlmB translates to MKNLSDVIVGRNPVKEALKSQRPINKVLVAKGKLSGSLAEICSLARQNGIPVQEVDRTALEKISAEAVHQGVAAYAAAKEYVELEDILARAGEQEPFIIMLDEITDPHNLGAIIRTADAAGVHGVVVTRRRSALLTPVVAKSSAGAVEYVPVARVTNLVQSIKILQENGIWVAGADMEGDKVYWEAPLSGPIAIVIGGEGKGLGRLVKEKCDFLVRLPMQGKISSLNASVATALLAYEVVRQRSSG, encoded by the coding sequence GTGAAAAACTTGAGTGACGTGATAGTGGGTCGTAACCCTGTTAAGGAAGCTTTAAAATCACAGCGACCCATTAACAAGGTGCTGGTGGCTAAAGGTAAATTATCCGGTTCACTTGCGGAAATATGCAGCTTAGCCAGGCAGAACGGTATTCCTGTACAAGAGGTAGACAGGACTGCTTTGGAAAAGATATCTGCGGAAGCTGTACATCAGGGTGTAGCTGCTTACGCAGCAGCCAAAGAGTATGTGGAGTTAGAGGATATCCTCGCCCGTGCAGGTGAGCAGGAGCCATTTATTATTATGCTGGACGAAATTACGGACCCGCATAATTTGGGAGCCATAATCCGTACTGCTGATGCCGCAGGCGTTCACGGCGTGGTAGTAACCCGTCGACGTTCTGCGTTGCTAACACCGGTGGTAGCTAAGTCTTCGGCAGGTGCGGTGGAATATGTGCCTGTGGCCAGAGTAACTAACCTTGTGCAGTCAATAAAAATCTTGCAGGAGAATGGCATATGGGTTGCCGGGGCTGATATGGAAGGTGACAAGGTGTATTGGGAAGCGCCCTTGAGCGGGCCTATTGCTATAGTAATTGGGGGCGAAGGAAAAGGTCTGGGGCGCCTGGTAAAAGAAAAGTGTGATTTTCTGGTGAGATTGCCTATGCAGGGGAAAATAAGTTCCTTGAACGCATCGGTTGCAACTGCTCTATTAGCCTATGAGGTGGTTCGCCAGAGGAGTTCCGGGTGA
- a CDS encoding NYN domain-containing protein — MKEYLVIDGYNVIYTWPKLARLSDTSLEHARVKLVDIMASHSALSGQLIKVVFDAHQVKNITQRQEQVNGIEILYTQQGETADALIERITGDLIKLGKVYVVTSDWDEQRIIFGRGAYRMTPRELWEQVKKIRQKNMSEYSINLPTEGYLENRLNESVRDLLEKLRRKKF; from the coding sequence ATGAAAGAGTACCTGGTTATTGATGGGTATAATGTAATATATACTTGGCCCAAATTAGCAAGACTGTCCGATACAAGCCTAGAGCATGCCAGAGTTAAACTTGTCGATATAATGGCCAGTCACTCAGCCCTGTCAGGGCAACTGATTAAAGTTGTTTTTGATGCCCACCAGGTGAAAAATATCACGCAACGACAGGAACAGGTTAACGGTATTGAAATACTATATACCCAGCAAGGGGAAACCGCAGATGCGCTAATCGAAAGAATAACCGGAGATTTAATTAAGCTCGGTAAGGTTTATGTAGTAACTTCCGATTGGGATGAACAAAGAATCATATTTGGTCGCGGGGCTTACCGGATGACACCGAGGGAATTATGGGAACAGGTTAAAAAGATACGTCAAAAAAATATGTCTGAATATTCAATAAATCTTCCCACTGAGGGATACCTTGAAAACAGGCTAAATGAAAGTGTTCGTGATTTATTGGAAAAATTGCGGAGAAAAAAGTTCTGA
- the sigH gene encoding RNA polymerase sporulation sigma factor SigH: MIISAQREEIAGFEVLIDEDVVEFAREGDDIALEYLINKYKNFVRAKARSYFLIGADREDIIQEGMIGLYKAIRDFRMDKLSSFRAFAELCITRQIITAIKTATRQKHIPLNSYVSLNKPIYDDDSDRTLLDVISGTKITDPEELIISREEFDDIEEKMGEILSSLEWKVLMSYLEGKSYQEIAEDLKRHVKSIDNALQRVKRKLERYLEKREI; encoded by the coding sequence GTGATAATTTCTGCTCAAAGAGAAGAAATCGCCGGTTTCGAGGTGTTAATCGACGAAGATGTTGTTGAGTTTGCTCGTGAAGGTGACGATATCGCGTTGGAGTATTTAATTAATAAATATAAAAATTTTGTGCGAGCTAAAGCCCGGTCTTATTTTCTAATTGGTGCGGATCGTGAGGATATTATCCAAGAGGGTATGATCGGTTTGTATAAGGCTATTCGTGACTTTCGTATGGACAAACTTTCTTCATTTAGGGCATTTGCTGAGTTGTGCATAACAAGGCAAATTATTACGGCTATTAAAACAGCAACCAGACAAAAACACATTCCTCTTAATTCCTATGTTTCCTTAAACAAGCCCATTTATGATGATGATTCGGATCGGACGCTGTTGGATGTGATATCAGGAACAAAAATTACTGATCCTGAAGAACTTATTATTAGCAGAGAAGAATTTGATGATATTGAAGAGAAAATGGGGGAAATTTTAAGCTCACTGGAGTGGAAAGTGCTGATGTCTTACCTGGAGGGTAAATCATACCAGGAGATAGCTGAGGATTTAAAGCGGCACGTAAAGTCTATTGATAATGCGCTTCAAAGGGTTAAAAGAAAACTGGAAAGATATTTAGAAAAAAGAGAAATATAA
- the tuf gene encoding elongation factor Tu: protein MAKAKFERTKPHVNIGTIGHVDHGKTTLTAAITVCLATVGQATVKKYDEIDNAPEERERGITINTAHVEYETSQRHYAHVDCPGHADYVKNMITGAAQMDGAILVVSAADGPMPQTREHILLSRQVGVPYIVVFLNKADMVDDPELLELVDMEVRELLSMYEFPGDDTPIIAGSGLKALECACGKRECEWCGKVWELMDAVDEYIPTPMRDKDKPFLMPVEDVFTITGRGTVATGRVERGQVKIGDAIEIVGLQDEPRKTVVTGVEMFRKLLDYAEAGDNVGCLLRGVDRKEIERGQVLAKPGSIKPHTKFNAEVYVLSKEEGGRHTPFFNGYRPQFYFRTTDVTGIVKLPEGVEMVMPGDNIKVDIDLITPIAIEEGLRFAIREGGRTVGAGVVTGINE, encoded by the coding sequence ATGGCAAAAGCAAAATTTGAGCGGACTAAACCGCACGTTAACATTGGCACAATCGGTCACGTAGACCATGGCAAGACCACATTGACAGCGGCAATAACCGTATGTTTAGCTACAGTAGGCCAGGCTACAGTTAAGAAATATGACGAAATCGATAACGCTCCTGAAGAAAGAGAACGCGGCATCACCATCAACACAGCGCACGTAGAATATGAAACCAGCCAGCGCCACTATGCGCACGTAGATTGCCCGGGACACGCCGACTATGTAAAGAACATGATTACCGGCGCAGCGCAAATGGACGGAGCAATCCTGGTAGTGTCAGCGGCGGACGGCCCGATGCCGCAGACCAGAGAACATATCCTCTTATCCAGACAGGTAGGTGTACCCTACATCGTAGTATTCTTGAACAAGGCTGACATGGTAGATGATCCTGAACTGTTAGAGTTGGTAGATATGGAAGTAAGAGAGCTTCTTTCCATGTATGAATTTCCCGGAGATGACACACCGATCATCGCAGGTTCCGGCTTAAAAGCTTTAGAATGCGCCTGCGGCAAAAGAGAATGCGAATGGTGCGGCAAAGTATGGGAACTGATGGATGCGGTAGATGAATACATTCCCACCCCGATGCGCGATAAAGATAAGCCTTTCTTAATGCCGGTAGAAGACGTATTCACCATTACCGGACGCGGTACAGTAGCCACGGGAAGAGTGGAGCGCGGCCAGGTGAAAATCGGTGATGCCATAGAAATCGTTGGTTTGCAGGATGAGCCGAGAAAAACAGTAGTAACCGGCGTAGAAATGTTCCGCAAACTGCTTGACTACGCAGAAGCAGGTGACAACGTGGGTTGTTTACTGCGCGGCGTGGACAGAAAAGAAATCGAACGCGGTCAAGTACTGGCTAAGCCAGGCAGCATCAAGCCCCACACCAAGTTTAACGCGGAAGTGTATGTGCTTAGTAAAGAAGAGGGTGGCCGGCATACCCCGTTTTTCAACGGCTACAGACCCCAGTTTTATTTCCGTACCACTGACGTGACCGGTATTGTGAAGCTTCCGGAAGGCGTGGAGATGGTAATGCCGGGAGACAATATCAAGGTGGATATTGATTTGATTACGCCTATTGCTATTGAAGAAGGTCTGCGCTTTGCTATTCGTGAAGGCGGCAGAACTGTGGGCGCCGGTGTTGTAACAGGTATTAATGAGTAA
- the rpmG gene encoding 50S ribosomal protein L33, whose protein sequence is MRVGVTLACTDCKRRNYTTIKNKKNDPSRIEMKKYCRFCRTHTVHKETR, encoded by the coding sequence ATGAGAGTAGGGGTTACACTGGCTTGTACCGATTGCAAACGCAGGAATTACACCACCATAAAAAATAAGAAGAATGACCCCAGCCGGATCGAGATGAAGAAGTATTGTCGATTCTGTCGAACTCATACAGTACACAAAGAAACACGGTAA
- the secE gene encoding preprotein translocase subunit SecE has translation MALSKNDTKKKGAVKKLKVDTLAKAAPQEEPKKISLKNMNFLSRDAIKKRLPVKRDGVKGNRIESLQKFFKGVYNELKKVHWPNRREIAIYTLVVLVSVVFVAVLIWVFDSALSQLLKLILPA, from the coding sequence ATGGCCTTATCAAAAAATGATACAAAGAAGAAGGGTGCGGTCAAGAAGTTAAAGGTTGATACTTTAGCTAAAGCGGCGCCTCAGGAGGAACCTAAAAAAATCAGCTTAAAAAATATGAATTTTCTGTCCCGGGATGCTATCAAAAAGAGGTTGCCGGTTAAGAGAGATGGTGTTAAGGGCAACCGTATTGAGAGTTTACAGAAGTTTTTCAAAGGTGTTTATAATGAGCTGAAAAAGGTGCACTGGCCCAATCGGCGGGAAATTGCTATTTACACCTTGGTAGTTCTTGTATCTGTTGTTTTTGTTGCTGTTCTTATATGGGTTTTTGATTCCGCTTTAAGTCAGCTCTTAAAGCTTATTTTGCCTGCGTAG
- the nusG gene encoding transcription termination/antitermination protein NusG, with protein sequence MDKQWYVVHTYSGYENKVKANLEKRIESMNMEDKIFRILVPMEDEVEIKNGKKKISKKKVFPGYVLVEMIMTDDSWYVVRNTPGVTGFVGSGSKPIPLNDAEAAQIIKQMGLEEPRARYDYNTGEIIRVISGPFEGFEGHIEELLLDKEKVRVMISMFGRETPVELDFTQIARLD encoded by the coding sequence ATGGATAAACAATGGTATGTAGTGCATACCTATTCGGGTTACGAGAATAAAGTCAAAGCAAACCTGGAAAAACGGATAGAATCCATGAATATGGAGGACAAGATTTTTCGTATTTTGGTCCCCATGGAAGATGAAGTGGAAATTAAGAACGGCAAAAAAAAGATTTCTAAGAAAAAAGTATTTCCCGGTTATGTGCTTGTAGAAATGATAATGACCGATGATTCCTGGTATGTGGTACGAAATACGCCCGGGGTTACTGGTTTTGTCGGATCAGGTTCGAAGCCGATACCTTTGAATGATGCCGAAGCTGCTCAGATCATTAAACAGATGGGTTTGGAGGAACCAAGGGCCAGATATGACTACAATACGGGCGAAATTATCAGGGTTATTTCCGGGCCGTTTGAAGGGTTTGAGGGGCATATTGAAGAATTGCTCTTAGACAAAGAAAAGGTAAGGGTTATGATTTCCATGTTTGGCCGGGAGACGCCGGTAGAACTGGATTTTACTCAGATTGCCAGGTTGGATTGA
- the rplK gene encoding 50S ribosomal protein L11, translated as MAKRVKAIVKLQINAGKATPAPPVGPALGQHGVNIMGFVKEYNERTAKNAGLVIPVEITIYEDRTFSFVTKTPPAAVLLKKAAGIETASGQPNRTKVGKVSKDQVKEIAQLKMPDLNAASLEAAMSMVEGTARSMGIVVEG; from the coding sequence ATGGCTAAAAGGGTAAAAGCAATAGTCAAACTACAAATTAACGCCGGAAAAGCCACCCCTGCTCCTCCTGTCGGCCCGGCGCTCGGTCAGCATGGCGTAAATATTATGGGCTTTGTTAAAGAATACAACGAGCGTACAGCTAAGAATGCTGGTCTGGTAATTCCGGTTGAAATCACTATTTATGAAGACAGGACATTTTCTTTTGTAACTAAAACACCGCCTGCTGCTGTCTTGCTGAAAAAAGCAGCCGGAATAGAAACTGCTTCCGGTCAGCCCAATCGCACCAAGGTTGGTAAGGTTAGCAAAGACCAGGTTAAAGAGATAGCGCAGCTCAAGATGCCCGACTTAAACGCCGCATCACTGGAAGCTGCTATGAGTATGGTGGAAGGTACCGCTCGCAGCATGGGAATTGTTGTTGAAGGTTGA
- the rplA gene encoding 50S ribosomal protein L1 — protein sequence MPKHGKKYQDATKQVERHRLYEMTEALDLVKKVAPAKFDETVEVAIRLGVDPRHADQQVRGAVVLPNGTGKTRTVLVFAKADKVKEAEEAGADFVGAEDMVEKIQKEGWLGFDVAIATPDMMGLVGKLGRILGPRGLMPNPKTGTVTFDVANAVKEVKAGKITYRVDKAGIVHAPIGKVSFDTAKIVENLRTLVDTLIRVKPAAAKGQYIKGVTVTSTMGPGVSINTQKITG from the coding sequence ATGCCAAAACATGGGAAAAAGTATCAGGATGCCACCAAACAGGTAGAGCGGCACCGCCTTTATGAAATGACTGAAGCACTGGATCTGGTAAAAAAAGTTGCGCCGGCAAAGTTTGATGAGACAGTAGAAGTAGCCATTAGACTGGGTGTTGATCCCAGACATGCTGATCAGCAAGTGCGTGGTGCTGTTGTATTGCCCAACGGTACAGGAAAAACCCGTACAGTACTGGTATTTGCCAAGGCAGATAAGGTAAAAGAGGCTGAAGAGGCCGGAGCTGATTTTGTAGGTGCCGAAGACATGGTTGAAAAGATTCAGAAAGAAGGCTGGTTAGGTTTTGATGTGGCTATCGCTACTCCTGATATGATGGGTCTGGTTGGCAAGCTGGGGAGAATTTTAGGTCCCCGCGGCTTGATGCCGAATCCCAAGACAGGTACCGTTACTTTTGATGTAGCCAATGCAGTTAAAGAAGTTAAAGCCGGTAAGATTACCTACCGTGTTGATAAAGCAGGTATTGTACATGCCCCTATAGGTAAGGTTTCTTTTGATACCGCTAAAATTGTTGAGAATCTGCGTACTCTGGTTGATACCTTAATAAGGGTAAAACCTGCGGCTGCAAAAGGACAGTATATCAAGGGAGTTACTGTTACATCGACCATGGGTCCCGGTGTTAGCATAAATACCCAGAAGATAACTGGTTAA
- the rplJ gene encoding 50S ribosomal protein L10, producing MPTKKEKEIFVEVVYDKMRSCKSAILADYRGLTVSAVTELRNKLRESNSDLKVAKNTLIKIAVDKIGIEGLDPYLEGPTAIAFGYDDPVAPAKILSEFARTNKDLEIKGGVLEGRVITADGVKGLASLPSREVLLGKVLGGMQAPLYGFANVLQGNIRNFVYVLEAVRKQKAGEA from the coding sequence TTGCCGACAAAAAAGGAAAAAGAGATATTTGTAGAAGTGGTTTATGATAAAATGCGCTCATGTAAGTCTGCTATACTGGCTGACTACAGGGGGTTAACCGTTTCTGCCGTAACAGAACTGAGAAACAAACTGAGAGAAAGCAATTCGGATTTGAAAGTGGCCAAAAATACTCTGATCAAAATCGCGGTAGACAAGATAGGCATTGAAGGACTCGATCCTTACCTGGAGGGACCTACCGCTATAGCTTTTGGGTATGATGATCCGGTGGCACCTGCAAAAATTTTGAGTGAGTTTGCCCGTACAAACAAGGATCTGGAAATTAAGGGCGGTGTGTTGGAAGGCCGCGTAATTACAGCCGATGGTGTAAAAGGATTGGCCAGTTTGCCTTCACGTGAGGTTCTTCTGGGCAAAGTTCTTGGCGGTATGCAGGCTCCGCTATATGGTTTTGCAAATGTACTGCAAGGAAATATACGCAATTTTGTCTATGTGCTTGAGGCTGTTCGCAAGCAAAAAGCAGGCGAAGCATAG
- the rplL gene encoding 50S ribosomal protein L7/L12 — protein sequence MSKINEILEAVKGLTVLELSELVKAFEEEFGVTAAAPVGVMAAAPAAGAAAAEVEEQTEFDVILTSVGDKKINVIKVVREITGLGLKEAKEVVDNAPKPIKEKVSKEEAESMKAKLVEAGASVEIK from the coding sequence ATGTCTAAAATCAATGAAATTCTGGAAGCCGTTAAAGGGCTTACCGTGCTTGAGTTATCTGAACTGGTTAAAGCTTTTGAGGAAGAGTTTGGTGTGACCGCTGCTGCTCCGGTTGGCGTTATGGCAGCTGCACCTGCTGCCGGAGCCGCTGCAGCTGAAGTAGAAGAGCAGACCGAATTTGATGTTATTTTAACATCTGTAGGCGATAAGAAAATCAACGTAATTAAGGTTGTGCGTGAAATAACCGGACTCGGCCTGAAAGAGGCCAAGGAAGTAGTTGACAACGCTCCCAAGCCGATTAAAGAAAAAGTAAGCAAGGAAGAAGCCGAATCAATGAAGGCAAAGTTAGTTGAAGCAGGCGCGTCCGTGGAAATCAAGTAA